From the Oncorhynchus nerka isolate Pitt River linkage group LG28, Oner_Uvic_2.0, whole genome shotgun sequence genome, one window contains:
- the LOC115113802 gene encoding pro-cathepsin H-like has translation MHWLRNTRGSMTLYTVAFILAFLHLANLTPLFLPEEEYHFKQWMLQYNKVYALEEYHHRLDIFTGHKRRIHYHNAGKHTFSMGLNQFSDMSFAEFRKTFLLTEPQNCSATKGSHISSPGPYPGSVDWREKGNYVSPVKYQGHCGSCWTFSTTGCLESVTAIATGKLPLLSEQQLVDCAQDFNNHGCMGGLPSQAFEYVKYNNGLMTEDDYPYTGHDGSCNFKPELAAAFVKDVVNITSYDEKGMVDAVARLNPVSFGYEVTDDFLHYKDGVYSSTTCKNTTDNVNHAVLAVGYGEKNSTPYWIVKNSWGTNWGMDGYFLIERGRNMCGLAACSSYPLPPV, from the exons ATGCATTGGTTGCGAAACACACGCGGAAGTATGACGCTGTATACTGTTGCTTTTATTCTTGCTTTTTTGCATTTAGCCAATTTAACACCCTTGTTTTTACCTGAAG AGGAATATCACTTCAAACAATGGATGTTACAG TATAATAAAGTCTATGCTCTGGAGGAGTACCACCATCGCCTGGACATCTTCACTGGGCATAAGAGGAGAATCCACTATCATAATGCAGGGAAGCACACGTTCTCAA TGGGACTGAATCAGTTTTCTGACATGAGCTTTGCAGAGTTTAGGAAGACTTTCCTCCTGACTGAACCTCAG AACTGCTCTGCCACCAAAGGGAGTCACATCAGCAGCCCTGGGCCATATCCTGGTTCTGTGgactggagagagaagggaaactaTGTGTCACCTGTCAAATATCAG GGTCATTGTGGAAGCTGCTGGACCTTCTCCACTACCGGCTGTCTTGAGTCTGTTACAGCTATAGCTACTGGAAAACTCCCACTTCTG TCTGAGCAGCAACTGGTGGACTGTGCTCAAGACTTCAACAATCACGGATGTATGGG GGGACTCCCAAGCCAGGCGTTTGAGTATGTTAAATACAACAACGGACTCATGACCGAAGATGACTATCCTTACACGGGACAT GATGGCTCTTGCAATTTCAAGCCCGAGTTGGCAGCTGCCTTCGTGAAAGATGTTGTCAACATAACAAGT TATGACGAAAAGGGCATGGTTGATGCTGTGGCCAGACTGAACCCAGTCAGCTTTGGATATGAAGTGACTGATGATTTCCTCCACTACAAAGATGGTGTGTACAGCAG CACTACGTGTAAGAACACTACAGACAATGTGAACCATGCTGTACTGGCAGTGGGATATGGTGAAAAGAATAGCACTCCATATTGGATCGTGAAAAACTCCTGGGGCACCAACTGGGGAATGGATGG ATATTTCCTAATAGAACGAGGGAGGAACATGTGTGGACTGGCagcctgctcctcttatcctctcccCCCGGTGTGA